The Pseudomonas sp. S06B 330 genome contains the following window.
TTGTTACCAGCAGACAACCAGCGCCCGCGACCCTGGCACAACCGGGGTCGTCATGAGCCAAAAGAGGTCACCGACGCCCCATGACCATCAGCGATGCCCTGCACCGACTGCTACTGGACAACCTGACTACCGCTACCATCTTGCTCAATGCCGAGTTGCGCCTTGAGTACATGAACCCGGCCGCGGAAATGCTCTTGGCCATCAGCGGCCAGCGCAGCCATGGGCAATTCATCAGCGAACTGTTCACCGAATCACCTGAAGCGCTCAATTCCCTGCGCCAGGCGGTGGTACACGCCCACCCATTCACCAAGCGCGAAGCGCAACTGACCTCACTGACCGGCCAGACCCAGACCGTCGACTATGCGGTAACGCCGATCCTCAGTGGCGGGCGGACCTTGTTACTGCTCGAAGTGCACCCACGCGACCGCTTGCTGCGCATCACCAAGGAAGAGGCCCAGCTGTCCAAACAGGAAACCACCAAGCTGCTGGTGCGTGGCCTGGCCCACGAAATCAAGAACCCACTGGGCGGTATTCGCGGCGCGGCCCAACTGCTGTCCCGGGAACTGCCCGAGGAAGGCCTCAAGGATTACACCAATGTGATCATTGAAGAGGCTGACCGCCTGCGCAACCTGGTCGATCGCATGCTGGGTTCGAACAAATTGCCGTCGCTGGCGATGACCAATATCCATGAAGTACTCGAACGGGTCTGTAGCCTGGTCGAGGCTGAAAGCCAAGGCGGCATCACCCTGGTGCGCGATTACGACCCGAGCCTGCCGGACGTGCTGATCGACCGCGAGCAGATGATCCAGGCCGTACTCAATATCGTGCGCAACGCCATGCAGGCCATCAGCGGCCAAAACGAACTGCGCCTGGGGCGTATCAGCTTGCGCACACGAGCCATGCGCCAGTTCACCATTGGCCACACTCGCCATCGCCTGGTGGCCAAGGTCGAGATCATCGACAACGGCCCCGGCATTCCTGCCGAGCTGCAGGAAACCATCTTCTATCCCATGGTCAGCGGTCGCCCCGACGGTACCGGGCTGGGCCTGGCCATTACCCAGAACATCATCAGCCAGCACCAGGGCCTGATCGAGTGTGACAGCCATCCTGGCCACACCACCTTCTCGATCTTCCTGCCCCTGGAACAAGGAGCCACCGCCTCATGAGCCGTAGTGAAACTGTCTGGATCGTCGACGATGACCGCTCCATCCGCTGGGTCCTGGAAAAAGCCCTGCAACAGGAAGGCATGACCACCCAGAGCTTCGACAGCGCCGACGGGGTCATGAGCCGCCTGGCTCGGCAGCAGCCGGACGTGATCATCTCCGATATCCGCATGCCCGGTGCCAGTGGTCTGGACCTGCTGGCGCAGATTCGCGATCAGCACCCGCGTCTGCCGGTGATCATCATGACTGCCCATTCAGACCTTGATAGCGCGGTGGCGTCCTATCAGGGTGGCGCGTTTGAATACTTGCCCAAGCCGTTTGACGTCGATGAGGCGGTGTCGCTGGTCAAGCGCGCCAATCAGCACGCTCAGGAGCAACAAGGCCTGGATATCGCCCCAAGCCTGACCCGCACCCCGGAGATCATCGGCGAAGCACCGGCGATGCAGGAGGTGTTCCGCGCCATCGGTCGCCTCAGCCACTCCAACATCACTGTGCTGATCAATGGCGAATCCGGCACCGGTAAAGAACTGGTCGCCCATGCCCTGCACCGCCACAGTCCGCGTGCAGCGTCGCCGTTCATCGCTCTGAATATGGCGGCAATTCCCAAGGACCTGATGGAGTCCGAGCTGTTCGGCCACGAAAAAGGCGCGTTCACTGGTGCAGCCAATCTGCGTCGTGGCCGCTTTGAACAAGCCGATGGCGGCACACTGTTCCTCGATGAGATCGGCGATATGCCGGCTGATACCCAGACCCGTCTGCTGCGCGTGCTGGCTGACGGTGAGTTCTATCG
Protein-coding sequences here:
- the glnL gene encoding nitrogen regulation protein NR(II), encoding MTISDALHRLLLDNLTTATILLNAELRLEYMNPAAEMLLAISGQRSHGQFISELFTESPEALNSLRQAVVHAHPFTKREAQLTSLTGQTQTVDYAVTPILSGGRTLLLLEVHPRDRLLRITKEEAQLSKQETTKLLVRGLAHEIKNPLGGIRGAAQLLSRELPEEGLKDYTNVIIEEADRLRNLVDRMLGSNKLPSLAMTNIHEVLERVCSLVEAESQGGITLVRDYDPSLPDVLIDREQMIQAVLNIVRNAMQAISGQNELRLGRISLRTRAMRQFTIGHTRHRLVAKVEIIDNGPGIPAELQETIFYPMVSGRPDGTGLGLAITQNIISQHQGLIECDSHPGHTTFSIFLPLEQGATAS
- the ntrC gene encoding nitrogen regulation protein NR(I), producing MSRSETVWIVDDDRSIRWVLEKALQQEGMTTQSFDSADGVMSRLARQQPDVIISDIRMPGASGLDLLAQIRDQHPRLPVIIMTAHSDLDSAVASYQGGAFEYLPKPFDVDEAVSLVKRANQHAQEQQGLDIAPSLTRTPEIIGEAPAMQEVFRAIGRLSHSNITVLINGESGTGKELVAHALHRHSPRAASPFIALNMAAIPKDLMESELFGHEKGAFTGAANLRRGRFEQADGGTLFLDEIGDMPADTQTRLLRVLADGEFYRVGGHVPVKVDVRIIAATHQNLETLVQAGKFREDLFHRLNVIRIHIPRLADRREDIPTLARHFLGRAAQELAVEPKLLKAETEEFMRNLPWPGNVRQLENTCRWITVMASGREVHIGDLPPELLNLPQDAAPVTNWEQALRQWADQALSRGQSNLLDSAVPSFERIMIETALKHTAGRRRDAAVLLGWGRNTLTRKIKELGMKVDGGDEDGDDEA